The following coding sequences lie in one Hoplias malabaricus isolate fHopMal1 chromosome 14, fHopMal1.hap1, whole genome shotgun sequence genomic window:
- the tmem51a gene encoding transmembrane protein 51a: protein MSYAGETSAGSSAPSGSSSASQYAAAALGVGLLALGIVMVVWSVAPAGSGGNSSKPGNGVGHTNTSAAAFVMLGVGVAMLLLALCLGIRNKRRAQRQQQTNSNTQANQSQVEERPAEPAEHYAVPSYEEVVGNEEYPITQFTARQDSTTHLPAYEELMEHSGLEGPKAEPAQSGQTQNGVNDSVPANTQPTRSSRKNGRAGLKLPPLKVRRIKSEKLGRKSSSSSSQPPVSNIEPLTPPPQYDDSLPELPHPQP from the exons ATGTCTTACGCTGGTGAGACTTCAGCCGGTTCCAGCGCCCCAAGTGGCTCCAGCTCTGCTTCCCAATATGCCGCAGCAGCGCTGGGTGTCGGGTTGCTGGCTCTGGGCATTGTGATGGTGGTATGGAGTGTTGCACCGGCTGGTTCAGGGGGAAACAGCTCAAAGCCTGGCAACGGCGTGGGACATACCAACACATCAGCAGCGGCCTTTGTGATGCTCGGAGTAGGAGTGGCCATGTTGCTGTTGGCCCTTTGCCTGGGCATACGCAACAAACGCAGAGCACAAAGACAGCAGCAAACCAACAGCAACACACAGGCTAACCAAAGCCAGGTAGAAGAGAG GCCAGCGGAACCAGCTGAACATTATGCTGTGCCCAGTTACGAGGAGGTGGTTGGCAATGAAGAGTATCCCATTACCCAGTTTACTGCACGACAAGACAGCACCACCCATCTCCCAGCCTATGAAGAACTAATGGAGCACAGTGGTTTGGAAGGTCCCAAAGCAGAGCCCGCACAATCTGGCCAAACACAGAATGGCGTGAACGATTCTGTCCCAGCAAACACACAGCCTACGCGATCAAGCCGTAAGAATGGACGAGCAGGACTCAAACTGCCTCCTCTCAAAGTGAGACGCATCAAATCGGAGAAGCTGGGCAGGAAGTCATCAAGCAGCTCCTCACAGCCCCCTGTGTCTAACATCGAACCCCTCACTCCTCCGCCACAGTATGATGACTCACTCCCGGAGCTTCCACACCCACAGCCGTGA